A section of the Streptosporangiales bacterium genome encodes:
- a CDS encoding DUF1850 domain-containing protein, translated as MTHIHSVTKREVAETFSVGAGGIHMEELRFDQFGANLPAGSETIDGVRTTFRHVRGEFRVDHHGRVLGTVPLLTGGPKVDHTVTFADGQRLRLLELVGARKPVELRVGGTIPREHEERR; from the coding sequence ACCCACATCCACTCGGTGACCAAACGTGAGGTCGCGGAGACCTTCTCCGTCGGTGCCGGTGGCATTCATATGGAAGAGCTGCGGTTCGACCAGTTCGGAGCGAACCTGCCGGCCGGCTCGGAAACCATCGACGGTGTCCGTACGACGTTCCGCCACGTGCGAGGGGAGTTTCGCGTGGACCATCACGGTCGGGTGCTCGGGACGGTCCCGTTGCTGACGGGTGGCCCGAAGGTGGACCATACGGTCACGTTCGCGGATGGTCAGCGGCTGCGGTTGCTCGAGCTGGTGGGGGCGCGAAAGCCGGTGGAGCTGCGCGTCGGCGGCACCATCCCGCGCGAGCACGAGGAGCGACGATGA
- a CDS encoding TRAP transporter fused permease subunit — MTAQPVPPAQQDVEEVKREVAEGVAKLEATGFAHATPGVRREMARFWRAAIYVIALTLSTFHLYTGIFGTLPSHQQRTFHLAFGLGLIFLLYPAKPQHRRREQIRGWVASASALAVLGWLVVMGEAHVYVAGPAFVVLAAVQAARYLPLRVGGMPIADVLLSGLGFFAGLYIFVNSEEIIASAGEIVASNTAVGVIGILLVLVAAQRAIGTALVVVATVMLAYAYVGPWMPGFLNHQGYSLDRIVSTSFLTTEGVLGTPIAISSTFIFLFMIFAAMLQRTGMEKFFTEFAFGATGWMTGGTAKVGVVTSAFSGTITGSSIANVVSNGAFTIPMMKKAGYSKEFAGAVEAASSTGGQIAPPVMGAAAFIMIDMTGVPYLEIMKAAIIPAALFFAAQFVVVHYESKKLGILGLPRAALPSVVNLLRTRGYLVFPIIVLFVFLSMGYSPIRAAIIGIGFSVGVNLLAQVVYAVLGRWRQMQDKITPRTFLDGMVDAARIALPIIAACAAAGMVAGVITLTGLGLKLSGGLVALAGGYLIPTLVMVMIACLILGMGLPTTANYVITATLAAPAIIAILKGGAEDPTVAMLLAAHMFVFYFGVMADITPPVCLAGFAAAGISGGSPVRTGVQSVRIAISGFLVPYILVLSPELLLQGDIIWPLLIWTIITAMIGATLVGVGVVGYVKTAVFWPLRLVAIAGGLALIHSGLVSDVIGLAAFALVFGLQWFSGRKTKVAEVTS; from the coding sequence ATGACGGCGCAGCCGGTTCCCCCTGCACAGCAGGACGTCGAAGAAGTCAAGCGTGAGGTCGCCGAGGGCGTCGCGAAGCTCGAGGCGACCGGCTTCGCGCACGCTACCCCGGGTGTGCGGAGGGAGATGGCCAGGTTCTGGCGCGCGGCCATCTACGTGATCGCCCTGACGCTCAGCACGTTCCACCTGTACACGGGCATCTTCGGCACGTTGCCGAGCCATCAGCAGCGCACGTTCCACCTGGCTTTCGGGCTCGGTCTGATCTTCCTCCTCTACCCGGCGAAGCCGCAGCACCGCCGTCGCGAACAGATCCGCGGTTGGGTCGCGAGCGCATCCGCTCTTGCGGTGCTCGGCTGGCTCGTGGTGATGGGCGAGGCACACGTCTACGTCGCCGGGCCCGCGTTCGTGGTGCTCGCGGCGGTGCAGGCCGCCCGTTACCTGCCGCTGCGGGTCGGCGGGATGCCGATCGCCGACGTACTGCTCTCCGGGCTGGGCTTCTTCGCCGGGCTCTACATCTTCGTCAACTCCGAGGAGATCATCGCGTCGGCCGGCGAGATCGTGGCGTCGAACACCGCCGTCGGCGTCATCGGCATCCTGCTCGTGCTCGTCGCCGCGCAGCGCGCCATCGGCACGGCGCTTGTCGTGGTTGCCACGGTGATGCTGGCGTACGCGTACGTGGGGCCCTGGATGCCCGGGTTCCTCAACCACCAGGGGTACAGCCTGGACCGCATCGTCTCGACGTCGTTCCTGACGACCGAGGGCGTGTTGGGCACCCCTATCGCCATCTCCTCGACGTTCATCTTCTTGTTCATGATCTTCGCGGCCATGCTGCAACGCACCGGCATGGAGAAGTTCTTCACCGAGTTCGCCTTCGGTGCGACCGGCTGGATGACCGGAGGCACGGCCAAGGTCGGCGTCGTCACGAGCGCCTTCTCCGGCACCATCACCGGCAGCTCGATCGCCAACGTGGTGAGCAACGGCGCGTTCACCATTCCCATGATGAAGAAGGCTGGCTACAGCAAGGAGTTCGCTGGCGCCGTCGAGGCCGCGTCGTCGACCGGTGGCCAGATCGCACCGCCGGTCATGGGGGCCGCGGCGTTCATCATGATCGACATGACCGGGGTGCCGTACCTGGAGATCATGAAGGCGGCGATCATCCCGGCCGCGCTGTTCTTCGCGGCCCAGTTCGTGGTCGTGCACTACGAGTCGAAGAAGCTGGGCATCCTCGGCCTGCCGCGGGCGGCGCTGCCCAGCGTGGTCAACCTCTTGCGCACGAGGGGTTACCTGGTCTTCCCGATCATCGTGCTCTTCGTCTTCCTCTCGATGGGGTACTCGCCGATCAGGGCGGCCATCATCGGTATCGGGTTCAGCGTCGGGGTGAACCTGCTCGCCCAGGTGGTGTATGCGGTACTTGGCCGCTGGCGGCAGATGCAAGACAAGATCACCCCGAGGACCTTCCTCGACGGGATGGTCGACGCGGCGCGCATCGCGCTGCCGATCATCGCGGCGTGTGCGGCGGCCGGCATGGTCGCGGGTGTCATCACGTTGACCGGGCTCGGCCTCAAGCTCAGCGGCGGTCTCGTCGCGCTCGCCGGCGGGTACCTCATCCCGACGCTCGTGATGGTGATGATCGCGTGCCTGATCCTCGGCATGGGCCTGCCCACCACCGCCAACTACGTGATCACCGCGACGCTGGCCGCGCCGGCGATCATCGCGATCCTCAAGGGTGGCGCTGAGGACCCGACCGTCGCCATGTTGCTCGCCGCGCACATGTTCGTCTTCTACTTCGGGGTGATGGCGGACATCACGCCGCCGGTATGCCTGGCCGGGTTCGCTGCCGCCGGCATCTCCGGCGGCAGCCCGGTGCGTACCGGCGTGCAGTCGGTGCGGATCGCGATCTCCGGCTTCCTCGTGCCGTACATCCTCGTGCTGTCGCCGGAGCTGTTGCTGCAGGGCGACATCATCTGGCCGCTGCTGATCTGGACGATCATCACCGCGATGATCGGCGCGACGCTCGTGGGGGTCGGTGTCGTCGGCTACGTGAAGACCGCGGTGTTCTGGCCGCTGCGGCTGGTCGCGATCGCCGGTGGCCTCGCGCTGATCCATAGTGGTCTGGTGAGCGACGTGATCGGCCTCGCGGCGTTCGCGCTCGTGTTCGGCCTGCAGTGGTTCAGTGGCCGGAAGACCAAGGTGGCCGAGGTGACGTCCTAG
- a CDS encoding ATP-binding cassette domain-containing protein: MTDDLIMLAGVSKWFGDTQVLDGVDLTVRRGEVVVLIGPSGAGKSTLCRTINGLETVDVGTVTVDGRPLPTEPKALAQLRAAVAMVFQQFNLFAHKTALENVTLGPIRVRRLAPDAAAAEATDLLARVGVAEHAAKYPAELSGGQQQRVAIARALAMQPKAILFDEPTSALDLEMIKEVLDVMTDLADAGMTMLVVTHEMGFARRAADRVCFLADGRLVEENTPVEFFGNPSTPRAKEFLGSLLDG, from the coding sequence CGACACGCAGGTGCTCGACGGCGTCGACCTCACCGTCCGCCGCGGCGAGGTCGTGGTGCTGATCGGTCCCTCCGGTGCCGGCAAGTCCACGCTGTGCCGCACGATTAACGGGCTGGAGACCGTCGATGTCGGCACCGTCACCGTGGACGGCCGGCCGCTGCCCACCGAGCCGAAGGCGCTCGCCCAGCTGCGGGCCGCGGTCGCCATGGTCTTCCAGCAGTTCAACCTGTTCGCGCACAAGACCGCGCTGGAGAACGTCACCCTCGGCCCCATCCGGGTGCGGCGGCTGGCGCCCGACGCCGCAGCCGCCGAAGCGACGGACCTGCTGGCTCGGGTGGGCGTGGCCGAACACGCCGCCAAGTACCCGGCCGAGCTGTCCGGCGGCCAGCAGCAACGGGTCGCCATCGCCCGCGCCCTGGCCATGCAGCCGAAGGCCATCCTCTTCGACGAGCCCACCTCCGCGCTCGACCTGGAGATGATCAAGGAGGTGCTCGACGTGATGACCGACCTCGCCGACGCCGGGATGACCATGCTCGTGGTAACGCACGAGATGGGGTTCGCCCGCCGGGCGGCCGACCGGGTGTGCTTCCTCGCCGACGGCCGGCTCGTCGAGGAGAACACCCCCGTCGAGTTCTTCGGCAACCCCTCGACCCCGCGGGCCAAGGAGTTCCTCGGCAGCCTGCTCGACGGCTAG